In the genome of Arthrobacter alpinus, the window AGCCCTGTGCTGGCACCCTCAACAGAATGCGAGGCGCTGGGTGTGGAGTTTTTCCCTTGAACAGACATGACTCCTCTTTCCCGCGGCGGCAGGTGCCGCCGTCGTAGGTCCAGAGTAGCGAAAACTCCTTGTGGACGGTGAATGGCATGCGCGCCGTTGAGCACACCATTCCCCTGAGAGGTTAGTCACATTAATCACCGGATGCAATCTGTGTCCAGTTAGCGCGTTCCTTGGCGGCGCTGCAGCCGTTGGATCAGAGCGCAGACGACGGCGATGCCCGCCACGAGCGTGAACGTTCCGAACAGCTGGCCCCGGCTGGCCTCTTCGAAGAAGCCCACCGCGAAGATTGCGGCAAGCAGCACCAGCCCGAAGATGGTCAACGCGGGAAAGGCCTTCATGCGAAGGGGCAGGACCGTGCCGTCGCGGTCGGCGCGGCGCCGCAGAATCAGCTGCGAGACCAGGGCGATGCCCCAAACAATCAGGCACGTGGAGCCCACCAGATTCAGCAGGGCGTCCAGGACTTGATTGGGGAACAGCAGTTCCAGCACCACGGCGGCAAAGCCGAAGCTGACCGATACAGCCACGGCAGCCAAGGGAACCTGACGCGAGGTGGTGCGGGAAAAGACGCGGGGAGCCTCGCCCCGCTCTGCCAGGGAGTAGACCATGCGTGAGGCGCCATAGAGATTGGCGTTCAGGGCCGAGAGGAGCGCGGCTACGGCTACCAAGGTGATCGCTGTTCCTGCCCATTGGATGCCAGCGACGTTGAGCACGGCCGCGAATGGAGACTCGAGATCCGCAGAGGTCCAGGGCAGCACCGCGGCAATGACAAAAATGGAGCCGATGTAAAACACCAGGATGCGCCAGACCACGGTGCGCACGGCAATGGCAACGCTCCGCTTGGGATCGGCGGTCTCGGCAGCGGCCACCGCCACAATTTCGGTTCCTCCGAAGGCAAACACCACAACAAAGAGCCCTGTGGCAATTCCCGACAAACCATTCGGGGCAAAGCCGCCATTGTTGACAAGGTTGCCCAGCCCCGGTGACTGCGCACCGGGCAGCCAGCCCAGCAGGAGCAGCGCGCCAAAGACGAGGAACAAGACAATTGCGCCGACCTTCAGGAGGGCGAACCAAAATTCAAATTCTCCGTAATTCTTCACGCTGGTCAGGTTGATCGCCGTGAACACCACCATGAAGATCAACGTCAACGCCCAAACGGGAATGACAGGCCAAACACTCACCAGCAGTGCGGCGGCGCCGAGTGCCTCGGCAGCAATGACCACCACCAGCTGAAGCCACCACAGCCAGCCCACCGTGGAACCGGCCACGGGGCCCATGGCCTTTTGCGCATAGACGGAGAAGGCTCCGGAATTGGGGTTGGCGGCAGCCATTTCACCCAGGGCCCACATGACCAGGATGATCAAGGTGCCGGCGGCGAGGTAGGAAATGAGGACGGCGGGCCCGGCTACGGCCAGGCCTTTCCCCGAACCGAGAAACAGCCCAGCCCCGATGGCGCTGCCAAGCCCCATCATGGTCAGTTGTCGCTGTTTGAGGGAATGCCCCAGTCCACTTGTTGACGGTGGCTTGCTGGTATCTGCTAGTGGCAGGGAGCTCATGGAGGGGAATGCCTTCTTCGTGATCCGGGCCGGGTAAGCCCGGAGGGGTGTGCTGTGACTTCGTCTTCCCCCACACGCATTATCCACCAAGGCCCGCGGTGGCCCAAAGTTGGGTGCGGGGTTGCGATGCCGGCTACGACGCCGCGGTGCCGAGGGGAATAACCAGCGGGCTTCCGGTCACAGGGTCCTCGATAACGATATTTGGCAGGTCAAAGACCCGCTCGACCAGTTCTGCCGTGATGATCTCCCGGGGATGGCCCTCGGCCAGGACTTGCCCGTCCTTCATGGCGATAATGTGCGTTGCGTACCTCGCCGCGTGGTTGAGATCGTGCAGCACCGCCACGAGGGTGCGACCATCTTGGTTGAGCGCACGAAAGAGTTCCAGCAATTCGATTTGATGGGCGATGTCCAGGAATGTGGTGGGTTCATCCAGGAGCAAAACAGAGGTCTGTTGGGCGAGGGCCATGGCTACCCAAACGCGTTGGCGCTGACCCCCGAGAGCTCCTCGACCAGGCGGGTGGACAGGCTGGTGGTGTTGGTCGCTGCGAGAGCTTCGGCGACGGCGGTGGCATCCGCCTTGGACCATTGCCGAACCAGGTTTTGGTAGGGATACCGGCCGCGGGCCACCAGATCTGCCACGGTAATGCCACTTGGTGCAATGGAGGATTGGGGCAGCAGCCCCAGCTCCCGGGCGAGCTGCTTGGAGGGGTAGTCGGCGATCTTCTTGCCGTCCAGGAGGATCTGCCCCGCGGCGGGCGACAGCAGGTTGGACAACCCGCGCAGGAGGGTGGATTTTCCGCACGCATTCGGGCCAACGATGACGGTGAAGGAGCCGTCTGGGATGCGAACGGTGAGGTTGTCCGAAATTGTCCGCTGGGCGTAGCCGAGGGTGACTGCTTCTGCTGCCAGCCGTGCGTCGGCGGGCAGCTGGACGGCCGGGGTGGATTCAGGGGTCATGGTGTTTCCTTTGTGCTTCATGGGATGCTCATGCCCGCTTGCGAATCTCGGCAATGATGGCCCAGACCAGATAGGCGCCGCCGACCACCACGGTGACGACACCGACGGGAAGCGGGTGCGGCAAAAGGTGTTGGGCAATGAAGTCCGAGCCCAGCAAGATGGCTCCGCCAGCCAGGGCCGACAGCACCAACGGCAGATAGGGTGTGCGGGCTGCGCGTTGCGCTATTTGTGGAGCGGCAAGGGCCACGAAGGCCACGGGTCCGGCGACGGCGGTTGCCACGCACACGAGCCCCACTCCGATCAAGATGGCAAACAGGCGAACCCTGCCCAGCCGGAGGCCCAGGGCAGCGGCGGCGTCGTCCCCGAGGTCGAGTTGCCGCAGTGCCGGGGCAAGGGTTGCGATGGCAACGAACAAAACAAGGATGGCCAGCGCCGCTCCGTTGACCTGCTCCGGTGTCACGGCATTGAGGGTGCCGGCGCCCCAAGCCGAGGCAAACATGGCTGTTTCCAGCTCAACTTGCAGCAGGATCCAGGTGTTTACCGATGCCAGCATGGCCGAGATGGCAATGCCGACAATGATGAAGCGGAACCCTTGGATCCCGCCCCGGTAGGAAATCATGTAAATGGCCAGGGCCGCCAGCACCCCGCCCGCCACGGCTCCGGTGGCCATGAGCGCCCAGGAGGTGCCAAACGCCAGCACAGTCAGCAGCATTCCCGTGAAGGCGCCGTGGGACAGGCCCACGATGTCGGGGCTGGCGAGGGGGTTGCGTGTCAAGGTCTGGAAGATGGCTCCGGAGACGGCCAGGGCGCCACCCAAAAGGATTGCGGAGAGGATGCGCGGGAGCCGCCAGTCCAGAACCACGGTGCGGGCCAGGCCGTCGTCCGAGCCGTTGAGGACCGCGATGACCTGGGCCAGGGTCAGTTCGTAGTCGCCGTTCATGAGCGCGGCCGCGGCCAGGACAATGATGAACAGCGCGAAGCCGACTGCCACGAGCACGGCTCGCAGGTGCAGCACCGTGTGGAAACCATCGCTGCCAAGGACTAGGCGGCGGTACCCGAACTGGACGTCAGGAGGGGTGGACGCGGTGGCGGCCTTCGAGGGTGTCACAGCGTGCTGGCCTTTCTGCGCCGCACCAGAATGATCAACACGGGGGCGCCGAGGAATGCCGTGACAATCCCGACAGGCATTTCGCCGGGCCGTATCAGCAGCCGCCCCAGAATGTCCGAGAGCAGCAAGAGTGTGGGTGCTAGAAGGATGGAGGCGGCGATGATGATGCGCTGGTCAGGGCCAAACAGCCAGCGGACAACGTGCGGGATCATCAGGCCGACAAAGGAGATGGGCCCGGCGATGGCGGTTGCGGATCCGGCCAGCAGTGTTCCGGCGATGATGACCACCACCCGCACCCGCACCACGTTCACGCCTTGTGCCCGGGCCACATCCTCGCCCAGGGCGATGGAGTTCAGCCCCGGGGCGATGGCGAGCGCCAGCAGCAGGCCCACGGCGATGAAAGGCAGCACCGGCATCAGGATGTCAAAGCCGCGGCCCAGGAGGGTTCCGGCGTTCCAGCTGCGCATTTGGTCGAAGGCTTCCGGATTGCTCAGCGTCATGCCGGTGGTGATTCCGGACAACACTGCGGCGATCGCCACACCAGCCAACGTGAGCCGGATGGGGTCGGCCGCGCCGCGGCCGGAGGAGCCGATGATGTAGACGGCAACCGTGACGAGCAGTGCGCCGGCAAAGGCCAGCCAGACGTAGCCGGAAACCGAGGTAATGCCCAGGAAGGCAACACCCAGGGCCACGAAGAACGCCGCCCCGGCATTGACGCCCAGGATGCCAGGATCGGCCAGGGGATTGCGGGTGAACGCCTGGATCAGCGCCCCCGAAACTCCCAGTGCCGCGCCAACGAACAAACCCGCAACCGTCCGGGGAACCCGCAGCTCCCACAGGACATAGCGGGACTCGGCGTCGCCGCCGCCGGCGAGCGTTTCAACAATGCGGCCCAGACCCAGGGTATTGGCGCCCAGGGCCAGGGACAGCACCACGGAGAGCGCCAGCAAGCCCACCAGGACGGGCACCGCGAGGATGCGCGCCCTGGTGGGCTGCGGGGAACTGGTGCCGGCTGTGTCGGCGGTGGCTAATTCCATGTTGGGGTTACTGTGCATCCTGGAGGATGCGTTCGATGTCGTCGAGGACGGCGTTGCCACCCAGGGGGCCGACGCCGGATACCCAGTAGGACGTATCAACGAGTTTGACCTCGGGGAACGATGCCGCGTTGTCCCGTATTGGGGCGGGGATGGTTCCCGGGTCGTTGACGTCAGTGGTGGTGACGAAGACGTAGTCGGCCTTGGCTTCCAGAATTCGTTCCGGGGAAATGTCTACGGAGATCGACTTTTCCCAGTCGCGGTCAGGAATGCTCAGCCCCGTGCATTCCAGCGTGCTGCCTGCAAATGAGGTGGGCCCGTACAGGCTCAGCACGCTCTCATCGCGTGGGCGGACCAGCTGGGCCGTGACGCCGTCGACCTTGAATTTGGAAGCTATGGAGGTGCAGCGGTCTTTGTAGGTGCCCAACAGCTCCTTGGCCTTGGCTTCTTGGTTGAGGGCATTGCCGACCAGGACTACGTTGTCCTGCCAAGGATCGGCCTGGGAGGCCATGAAGACTGTTGGGGCGATGTCGCTGAGCTGCTTGTACAAGGCCGAGTGGCGTGACTCCGTGCCGAGGATCAGGTCCGGATGCAATGCCGCGATCTTTTCCAGGCTGGGTTCGGGCACGGTGCCCACAGATTCAATGGCAGCGGCTGCCTCGCCCAGGTAGGCCGGGACACCCTTGACATTGCTTGCCACGGCTGCGCCAACCGGGGTAACGCCCAACGCCACGGCGGTGTCCAGCTGGACCGGCTCCAGGACGACAACGCGCTTGGGTGCGCCAGGCACGGCTGCCGTTCCGCGTGCGTGTTCAACGTTGTGGGTTGCCGAAGTTGATGAGGACGACGCCGGCGCGGACTGGCCCGTGCCACAGGACGCAAGGCCGAGGGCAATGAGGGCCGTAGCGGCGATCACGCGCAGGCGGGCAGCGCTGTGTGAGCGGGTTGTGCTGGTGGGCATGGGGAGTCCTTCGAAAATGGTGGGACGGTGATTGTGCATCGCGGGCGGCCACTGTTGCCCCAGCCACAATGACGGCGCCGCTAATAAGGTAAGACTATCCTAAGCTAATTGCCTGGGCACTATTGTGTCCTCCGGGGGCCGGCGTTCCAATAGCCCTGAAAATGAACGCGCGAAGAGGCAATCCCGCACTCCCGAACCAAGAGGTGGCGGAGCTCGGCCGCGAGGGCGGCCTCTGCGGCGATCCAGGCAAAAAAGTCATCACCTCGGCGGGCGGCCGCGGCGCCGGAGTTTTTGGCCCAGGTCATGGCCAGTGAGCGCAGCTGGCTGCCGTAGGGCGATTCGTTCCGAGCCCGCACCGAGGTCAATCCCGGCGCGCTTGGTTTAGGCCAAGCGAGATTGTCCGCCATTTCAGCCACCTCGAGAAAGGCTTGGAGCTGAGTGCCCGGTGCCTGGGCGGCCACGATGTTCCGCATGGCCGGGAATGCGGTTTCGTCCCCAAGCAACAAGAGGTGGCTCGCCTTGCCGGGTTGCCACTGGATGCCCTGGATTCGATTCCCGGCCCGTGCGTCCGGCCCGGAAATGACCAGTTCGTGGCCGGGCTTGGCGTGCATGGCCCAGGAGCTGGCCGGCCCTGGATCCTGGTGCAGGACGAAGTCCACATCGAGCTGGCCAAGCTCCGGGCGGACGGCGCGGGGGGTGTAGGTGCGCATCAGGTTGCGCTTTGCCTCGGGCAAGGCGTTGCGAAGTTGTTGCCAGGTTCGGGTTGCGGGTGAGATTTCCCGAACCTTCCAGAAATCCGCATAGTGCCCCTGCGCATCGGGCAATACGAGTTTGATGCGTTGATCCAGGCCGTACGGGGCAAAGTGCCGTAGTTGGTCATTTTCCAGTGTCACCCGCACGAATCCGGGGGAAATTCGCTCCGCAGCGCGGACGGTCGTGTGAAAAAGCCTATACGGCTCTGTGGTCCGCTCGGTGGTCGGGTCCGTGGGTGGGGAGGGTGTGGGTGTGGTTGTTTCCATCGCTAGCCAGCCTAGTGTGTTGTCCGCTGGCGGGTATCGGCCACTGGCTGTGGCATTCACCAGTCGAGAGGATGTGTTGCGAGATATTTGTTCAGAAGGGGGGAGCGGGCGTAGAATTAGTTTTAGTCAAAGTGACTTTAACTAATTCAGGCTTTAACTTTAGTCAGTGGGAGAAGGTGGTGGCCATGGAGAGCCAAACATTCGTCAGCGCTGCCAACATCAGCGAGCGGCAGGCACTGCCACCCGCGCTGGCCATCTCCACTGTCATCTTTGCCCTGCGCCCCAGTGAAATGAGTGGCCGGCCCACGCTGTGGCTGCCGCTGGTGCGCCGCATTCGCGAACCGTTCAAGGATCTGTGGGCGCTGCCCGGCGGTCCCCTGGCTCAGGCCGACTCCCTTTTGGACGCCGCGGCCAGGAACCTGCAGGACACCACGGGGCTGGCGCCCAACTAC includes:
- a CDS encoding amino acid permease; protein product: MSSLPLADTSKPPSTSGLGHSLKQRQLTMMGLGSAIGAGLFLGSGKGLAVAGPAVLISYLAAGTLIILVMWALGEMAAANPNSGAFSVYAQKAMGPVAGSTVGWLWWLQLVVVIAAEALGAAALLVSVWPVIPVWALTLIFMVVFTAINLTSVKNYGEFEFWFALLKVGAIVLFLVFGALLLLGWLPGAQSPGLGNLVNNGGFAPNGLSGIATGLFVVVFAFGGTEIVAVAAAETADPKRSVAIAVRTVVWRILVFYIGSIFVIAAVLPWTSADLESPFAAVLNVAGIQWAGTAITLVAVAALLSALNANLYGASRMVYSLAERGEAPRVFSRTTSRQVPLAAVAVSVSFGFAAVVLELLFPNQVLDALLNLVGSTCLIVWGIALVSQLILRRRADRDGTVLPLRMKAFPALTIFGLVLLAAIFAVGFFEEASRGQLFGTFTLVAGIAVVCALIQRLQRRQGTR
- a CDS encoding FecCD family ABC transporter permease; the protein is MTPSKAATASTPPDVQFGYRRLVLGSDGFHTVLHLRAVLVAVGFALFIIVLAAAALMNGDYELTLAQVIAVLNGSDDGLARTVVLDWRLPRILSAILLGGALAVSGAIFQTLTRNPLASPDIVGLSHGAFTGMLLTVLAFGTSWALMATGAVAGGVLAALAIYMISYRGGIQGFRFIIVGIAISAMLASVNTWILLQVELETAMFASAWGAGTLNAVTPEQVNGAALAILVLFVAIATLAPALRQLDLGDDAAAALGLRLGRVRLFAILIGVGLVCVATAVAGPVAFVALAAPQIAQRAARTPYLPLVLSALAGGAILLGSDFIAQHLLPHPLPVGVVTVVVGGAYLVWAIIAEIRKRA
- a CDS encoding FecCD family ABC transporter permease, producing MELATADTAGTSSPQPTRARILAVPVLVGLLALSVVLSLALGANTLGLGRIVETLAGGGDAESRYVLWELRVPRTVAGLFVGAALGVSGALIQAFTRNPLADPGILGVNAGAAFFVALGVAFLGITSVSGYVWLAFAGALLVTVAVYIIGSSGRGAADPIRLTLAGVAIAAVLSGITTGMTLSNPEAFDQMRSWNAGTLLGRGFDILMPVLPFIAVGLLLALAIAPGLNSIALGEDVARAQGVNVVRVRVVVIIAGTLLAGSATAIAGPISFVGLMIPHVVRWLFGPDQRIIIAASILLAPTLLLLSDILGRLLIRPGEMPVGIVTAFLGAPVLIILVRRRKASTL
- a CDS encoding ABC transporter substrate-binding protein; this encodes MPTSTTRSHSAARLRVIAATALIALGLASCGTGQSAPASSSSTSATHNVEHARGTAAVPGAPKRVVVLEPVQLDTAVALGVTPVGAAVASNVKGVPAYLGEAAAAIESVGTVPEPSLEKIAALHPDLILGTESRHSALYKQLSDIAPTVFMASQADPWQDNVVLVGNALNQEAKAKELLGTYKDRCTSIASKFKVDGVTAQLVRPRDESVLSLYGPTSFAGSTLECTGLSIPDRDWEKSISVDISPERILEAKADYVFVTTTDVNDPGTIPAPIRDNAASFPEVKLVDTSYWVSGVGPLGGNAVLDDIERILQDAQ
- a CDS encoding siderophore-interacting protein, with the protein product METTTPTPSPPTDPTTERTTEPYRLFHTTVRAAERISPGFVRVTLENDQLRHFAPYGLDQRIKLVLPDAQGHYADFWKVREISPATRTWQQLRNALPEAKRNLMRTYTPRAVRPELGQLDVDFVLHQDPGPASSWAMHAKPGHELVISGPDARAGNRIQGIQWQPGKASHLLLLGDETAFPAMRNIVAAQAPGTQLQAFLEVAEMADNLAWPKPSAPGLTSVRARNESPYGSQLRSLAMTWAKNSGAAAARRGDDFFAWIAAEAALAAELRHLLVRECGIASSRVHFQGYWNAGPRRTQ